One genomic window of Thalassolituus hydrocarboniclasticus includes the following:
- a CDS encoding TonB-dependent receptor plug domain-containing protein, giving the protein MAAESDAFEFEPDIPQVLTPVRLQQPLAEVPAAVTVITAEQIRLWGAADIPSLFRFVPGLFVARELDSNRQSVVYHSGGVSLARRLEVLVDGRSVYKASFANVDWDQLGIALQDIERIEITRGPSAASYGMNALQGVIHIITRHPADSARLRLNGSFGSEQRPQFYVSISQQGAQQQSRLSLFGWREGEHGGYHADAGDQGGFPDLRQVRGLNWSGAWQADMDNELRWQVGRQQLQRDYLADSQFQTDSPQQTAQSDLGWLRWRSQRSADHEVQLQAYWQADNSEVDYHACAPSMAFDAQLSELYQQHPQLAEKLGYGLLPLQNPALTSSERSAITQLYQGLAAGVFDAAQLQQGLGLTEALTAAEYSSAQQIVQRAVAASALDQMLCGRGDLDVYEQRFDIELQDTRRWSEQLRSVQGIGLRRDQVNSATYLQGEVRNDQWLAFVSAEYRPATHWLLSAGVMAQYQAEQDIHYLPRLALNYLPAADQSIRVQYSRSRRTPDIAERYLNGRAVLTDVSSNYLNLNQGGLFISANADDWRDGLRDERIQAWELGYFVHLPQAALQLDIKVFREQLDDLIGSNVTLSSASLVNEGQMTLKGIESQLQWQPLVNHNIWFSALRQQRDCNRAGELALGAESSVRLVWSHSGERQEQMLGIIWDAGKQDNDPGYAAQGRYRQQRLLARWSWRTWLGEWSLSSEYDALPEQVLYETTPRWLNRVGWQMSW; this is encoded by the coding sequence GTGGCTGCAGAGTCTGATGCCTTTGAATTCGAACCCGATATCCCTCAGGTTTTAACCCCGGTTCGTCTGCAGCAGCCGCTGGCTGAAGTTCCCGCCGCTGTTACCGTTATTACCGCCGAACAGATTCGTCTCTGGGGCGCGGCCGATATCCCTTCTTTATTCCGCTTTGTTCCCGGACTCTTTGTCGCCCGTGAGCTGGACAGCAATCGCCAGAGCGTGGTGTATCACAGTGGCGGTGTATCACTGGCGCGGCGGCTGGAAGTGCTGGTGGATGGCCGCTCGGTTTATAAAGCCTCCTTTGCCAATGTCGACTGGGATCAGCTCGGCATTGCCCTGCAGGATATCGAACGCATTGAAATTACCCGCGGCCCGAGTGCTGCCAGTTACGGTATGAATGCCCTGCAGGGCGTTATTCACATTATTACCCGACACCCGGCTGACAGTGCGCGTCTGCGCCTTAATGGCAGCTTTGGCTCAGAGCAACGTCCGCAATTCTATGTCAGCATCAGCCAGCAGGGGGCACAGCAACAAAGCCGCCTCAGTCTGTTTGGCTGGCGGGAAGGTGAGCATGGTGGCTACCACGCCGATGCTGGCGATCAGGGTGGATTTCCCGATCTGCGTCAGGTGCGTGGGCTGAACTGGTCCGGAGCCTGGCAGGCGGATATGGATAACGAGCTGCGCTGGCAGGTTGGGCGCCAGCAATTGCAGCGTGATTATCTCGCCGACAGTCAATTTCAGACCGACTCACCGCAGCAGACGGCACAGTCAGATCTGGGCTGGCTGCGTTGGCGCAGTCAGCGTTCGGCCGATCATGAAGTTCAGCTGCAGGCCTATTGGCAGGCTGATAACAGTGAGGTGGATTACCACGCCTGTGCACCCTCCATGGCGTTTGATGCGCAGTTGAGTGAGTTGTATCAGCAGCATCCGCAGCTGGCCGAGAAACTCGGTTACGGCCTGCTGCCGCTGCAGAACCCGGCGCTCACCAGCAGCGAACGCAGTGCGATTACCCAGCTTTATCAGGGCCTCGCAGCCGGTGTGTTTGATGCCGCGCAATTGCAGCAGGGGCTGGGATTAACTGAGGCGCTGACGGCCGCTGAATACAGCTCAGCACAGCAGATAGTGCAGCGTGCTGTGGCGGCCAGTGCTCTGGATCAGATGTTGTGCGGACGTGGGGATCTGGATGTTTATGAGCAGCGCTTTGATATTGAGCTGCAGGATACCCGGCGCTGGAGCGAACAGTTACGTTCGGTGCAGGGCATAGGTTTGCGCCGCGATCAGGTGAACTCTGCAACCTATCTGCAGGGAGAAGTCCGCAACGACCAGTGGCTGGCTTTTGTCAGTGCGGAATACCGCCCGGCAACGCACTGGCTGCTGTCGGCCGGGGTGATGGCGCAATATCAGGCTGAGCAGGACATCCATTATTTACCGCGTCTGGCACTGAATTATCTGCCCGCCGCCGATCAGAGTATCCGCGTGCAATACTCACGCAGTCGCCGTACTCCGGATATTGCCGAACGTTATCTGAATGGCCGTGCGGTACTCACGGATGTAAGCAGTAATTATCTCAATCTGAATCAGGGTGGCTTGTTTATTAGTGCCAACGCCGATGACTGGCGCGATGGTTTGCGTGATGAGCGTATTCAGGCCTGGGAGCTGGGTTACTTTGTGCATTTACCGCAGGCGGCGTTGCAGCTGGATATCAAGGTTTTCCGCGAACAGCTGGATGATCTGATCGGCAGTAACGTGACCCTGAGCAGTGCCTCGCTTGTCAATGAAGGTCAGATGACCCTGAAGGGAATTGAATCGCAGCTGCAGTGGCAGCCGCTGGTTAATCACAATATCTGGTTTAGCGCATTGCGCCAGCAGCGTGACTGTAACCGCGCCGGTGAGCTGGCGTTGGGGGCAGAGAGCAGTGTGCGGCTGGTGTGGAGCCACAGCGGCGAACGGCAGGAACAAATGCTTGGTATCATCTGGGATGCGGGTAAACAGGATAACGATCCGGGCTATGCCGCACAGGGGCGCTACCGGCAGCAGCGTTTGCTGGCGCGCTGGAGCTGGCGCACCTGGCTTGGAGAGTGGTCGCTCAGCAGTGAGTATGATGCCTTGCCGGAACAGGTGCTGTATGAAACCACGCCACGCTGGCTGAATCGTGTTGGCTGGCAGATGAGCTGGTGA
- the serA gene encoding phosphoglycerate dehydrogenase, producing the protein MAQTSLDKSKIKFLLLEGVHQSALETLNAAGYTNIEYLKTSLPDDELKARIKDAHFVGIRSRTQLTDEIFEAAEKLIAVGCFCIGTNQVDLKAATKRGVAVFNAPYSNTRSVAELSLAEIIMLMRGIPERNAQCHRGGWNKSADNSYEIRGKKLGIIGYGSIGTQLSVMAESMGMDVYFYDVVTKLPLGNAKQVGSLNELLNLADVVSLHVPETAATKWMMGPEQFAQMKQGSILLNASRGTVVDIDALAEAIRSKKLLGAAIDVFPVEPRANGEEFITPLREFDNVILTPHVGGSTLEAQENIGKEVGEKLAQYSDNGTTTSSVNFPEVALPSNKNVHRILHIHKNVPGVMNAINSIFAENGINISGQYLQTVEDVGYVVIDVAADASELALEKIKTVEGTIRARVLY; encoded by the coding sequence ATGGCTCAAACCTCCCTCGATAAAAGCAAGATCAAATTTCTCTTGTTGGAAGGCGTGCACCAGTCTGCTCTCGAAACCCTGAATGCCGCTGGTTACACCAACATCGAGTACCTGAAGACCTCGCTGCCGGATGACGAGCTGAAAGCCCGCATCAAAGACGCACACTTTGTCGGCATCCGCTCCCGCACTCAGCTGACCGATGAAATCTTCGAAGCCGCCGAAAAACTGATCGCTGTAGGCTGCTTCTGTATCGGTACCAACCAGGTTGACCTGAAAGCCGCCACCAAGCGTGGTGTTGCCGTGTTCAATGCGCCGTACTCCAACACCCGTTCCGTTGCTGAACTGTCTCTGGCCGAAATCATCATGCTGATGCGCGGTATTCCTGAGCGTAATGCCCAGTGTCACCGTGGCGGCTGGAACAAGTCTGCGGATAACTCTTACGAAATCCGTGGTAAGAAACTGGGCATCATCGGTTACGGTTCCATCGGTACTCAGCTGTCTGTAATGGCTGAGAGCATGGGCATGGACGTGTACTTCTACGACGTGGTTACCAAGCTGCCACTGGGCAACGCCAAGCAGGTTGGCTCGCTGAACGAACTGCTGAATCTGGCCGATGTTGTTTCCCTGCACGTACCGGAAACCGCCGCCACCAAGTGGATGATGGGTCCTGAGCAGTTCGCACAGATGAAACAGGGTTCTATCCTGCTGAACGCTTCCCGCGGTACCGTGGTTGATATCGACGCTCTGGCCGAAGCCATCCGCAGCAAAAAACTGCTGGGCGCTGCGATCGACGTATTCCCGGTTGAGCCACGCGCCAACGGTGAAGAGTTCATCACTCCGCTGCGTGAATTCGACAACGTGATCCTGACTCCGCACGTGGGTGGTTCTACCCTCGAAGCACAGGAAAACATCGGTAAAGAAGTGGGCGAGAAGCTGGCCCAGTACAGCGATAACGGCACCACAACCTCTTCTGTTAACTTCCCGGAAGTGGCCTTGCCGAGCAACAAAAACGTGCACCGTATCCTGCACATCCACAAAAACGTTCCTGGCGTTATGAATGCGATCAACAGCATTTTCGCCGAGAACGGTATCAACATCTCAGGTCAGTACCTGCAGACGGTTGAGGATGTGGGTTATGTCGTCATTGATGTTGCAGCTGACGCTTCTGAACTGGCTCTGGAAAAGATCAAAACCGTCGAAGGCACTATCCGCGCCCGCGTACTGTACTGA
- a CDS encoding FAD-binding oxidoreductase has translation MTALTQDALIERLSAIVGADKVRTDADSLETFGKDWTKIYAPKPTAIVFPKTTEQVRDIVLLANEHQLALVPSGGRTGLSAGAVAANGEIVVAFDYMNQISDFNAVDRTVKCGAGVITEQLQNYAEEQGLFYPVDFASAGSSQIGGNISTNAGGIKVIRWGMTRDWVAGLTVVTGQGEVLRLNKDLLKNNTGYDMRQLFIGGEGTLGFITEATMRLTRTPKNLTVLVLAIPELDDVMKVLNQFQGSMDLTAFEFFSDKAMRKVLARGDVPAPFDSSADFYALIEFEAVTDADMDLSMNLFEQCVENGWVVDGVISQSETQAANLWRLREDISETISEWTPYKNDISVVVSKVPPFLNDIDEIVTREYPDFEIIWFGHIGDGNLHLNILKPDALAKEEFFERCAKVSKWVFEIVQKYDGSVSAEHGVGMTKKPYLEYTRSAAELAYMKAVKAVFDPNNVMNPGKLVDL, from the coding sequence ATGACTGCCCTGACTCAAGACGCCCTGATTGAACGGTTATCGGCCATTGTTGGTGCCGATAAGGTTCGTACCGATGCAGACTCTCTGGAAACCTTCGGTAAAGACTGGACCAAAATCTACGCGCCCAAGCCAACTGCGATCGTGTTCCCGAAAACCACCGAGCAGGTGCGCGATATCGTGCTGCTGGCCAACGAGCATCAGCTGGCACTGGTGCCATCCGGTGGCCGTACCGGTCTGAGTGCCGGCGCGGTGGCAGCCAATGGCGAAATCGTTGTGGCCTTTGATTATATGAATCAGATCAGCGACTTTAATGCCGTTGACCGTACCGTTAAATGCGGTGCCGGGGTGATTACCGAGCAGCTGCAGAATTATGCCGAAGAGCAGGGTCTGTTTTATCCGGTGGATTTCGCTTCTGCGGGCTCCAGTCAGATTGGCGGTAACATCAGCACCAATGCCGGCGGGATTAAAGTCATCCGCTGGGGTATGACCCGTGACTGGGTGGCTGGTCTGACGGTCGTAACCGGTCAGGGCGAGGTTCTGCGTCTGAATAAAGACCTGCTGAAAAACAACACCGGCTACGATATGCGTCAGCTGTTCATCGGCGGTGAAGGTACGCTTGGCTTTATTACCGAAGCCACTATGCGTCTGACCCGTACACCGAAAAACCTGACCGTACTGGTGCTGGCGATTCCTGAACTGGACGACGTGATGAAGGTGCTGAACCAGTTTCAGGGCAGCATGGATCTGACTGCGTTTGAGTTCTTCTCCGATAAAGCCATGCGCAAAGTACTGGCGCGCGGCGATGTGCCTGCGCCGTTCGACAGCAGTGCCGATTTTTATGCGCTGATCGAATTTGAAGCCGTCACCGATGCCGATATGGATCTTTCCATGAACCTGTTTGAGCAGTGTGTGGAAAACGGCTGGGTGGTTGATGGTGTGATCAGTCAGAGTGAAACCCAGGCGGCGAATCTGTGGCGTCTGCGTGAAGATATTTCCGAAACCATTTCCGAGTGGACACCTTACAAAAACGACATTTCCGTGGTTGTTTCCAAAGTGCCACCGTTCCTGAACGATATCGATGAAATCGTGACCCGTGAATATCCGGATTTCGAGATCATCTGGTTCGGCCACATTGGCGATGGCAACCTGCACCTGAACATTCTTAAGCCGGATGCTCTGGCGAAAGAAGAGTTCTTCGAACGCTGTGCCAAGGTATCTAAGTGGGTATTTGAAATCGTGCAGAAATACGACGGCTCGGTTTCTGCCGAGCACGGTGTTGGCATGACCAAAAAGCCGTATCTGGAATACACCCGTTCGGCGGCCGAGCTGGCTTATATGAAAGCAGTGAAAGCGGTATTCGATCCGAATAACGTGATGAACCCGGGTAAGCTGGTGGACCTGTAA
- a CDS encoding penicillin-binding protein 1A, with protein MMAIYLYLAPTLPDTEELKDVELQTPLRVYSADGKLISEFGEKRRTPLTYAEIPPQFINALLASEDDGFFEHHGIDLKGLARAAFELIRTGRKKSGGSTITMQVAKNYYLSSEKTFARKFTEILLALKIEQSLSKQDILELYINKIYLGKRAYGIEAAAQVYYGKSIKELNLAQLAMIAGLPQAPSAANPVNNPRRALDRRNYVLARMRTLEMISAEEFDQAARAPVTARYHGATSEVVAPYVAEMVRREMVERYGDEAYTLGYNVYTTVDTNRQLAANRALQTGLLKYDRDHGYRLPKPMAPINTLDVAENPELEPWLSKADKAYDIDWPETLEQWDSILRDQDDMGLISPAIVRSVENDGAWIYQNNSERWLPFSGMLWAKPYVNVNIIGSEPEKPADLLSAGQRIWVEEGQDGLILAQVPEAEGSIVSLRPNDGAIQALVGGFSLGNNKFNRVIQADRQPGSAFKPFIYSAALANGFTPASIINDAPVVFEDASLENTWRPQNNSGKFYGPTRLRQALYKSQNLVSIRILKQVGPSRAVNYIEPFGFPRSKLNADLSLALGASAVTPMELATGYCVLANGGYAVDPYLISRIEDSNGNILFTATPRTVCRECEKPQSGTAEEQLSASELEQQLQQQLNPEEALPLAPRVMDERTHFLMISMLKDVVRLGTGKRALALNRDDLAGKTGTTNDQKDAWFSGFSPDLVTTVWIGFDQPKTLGRWAFGSNTALPIWVDYMGSALNGVPEHPFEQPEGIVSVRIDPETGLLATPGQSNAIFEYFKEEDVPSQPVKIAPTNGSGETELVPEQLF; from the coding sequence ATGATGGCAATCTATCTGTATCTGGCGCCAACACTGCCGGATACAGAGGAACTCAAGGACGTCGAACTGCAAACCCCACTGCGCGTTTATTCCGCCGATGGCAAGCTGATCAGCGAATTTGGCGAGAAGCGCCGCACCCCGCTGACCTATGCTGAAATACCGCCGCAGTTTATCAATGCCCTGCTGGCTTCAGAGGATGATGGCTTCTTCGAGCACCATGGTATTGATCTCAAAGGCCTGGCGCGGGCCGCCTTTGAGCTGATCCGTACCGGCCGCAAGAAATCCGGCGGCAGTACCATCACCATGCAGGTCGCCAAAAACTACTACCTGTCCTCAGAAAAAACCTTTGCGCGTAAATTCACCGAAATCCTGCTGGCGCTGAAAATTGAACAGAGCCTGAGCAAGCAGGACATCCTTGAGCTCTACATCAACAAAATTTATCTCGGCAAGCGCGCCTACGGTATCGAAGCCGCAGCTCAGGTTTACTACGGCAAATCGATTAAAGAGCTTAATCTGGCGCAACTGGCCATGATTGCCGGCCTGCCTCAGGCCCCCTCTGCGGCCAACCCGGTTAACAACCCGCGCCGCGCCCTCGATCGCCGCAACTACGTGCTGGCACGTATGCGCACCCTTGAAATGATCAGCGCAGAAGAATTTGATCAGGCTGCGCGCGCACCGGTTACCGCCCGCTACCATGGCGCGACTTCTGAGGTGGTGGCTCCCTACGTCGCCGAGATGGTACGCCGCGAAATGGTTGAACGTTATGGCGATGAAGCCTACACCCTGGGCTACAACGTCTACACAACCGTCGACACCAATCGTCAGCTGGCCGCCAACAGAGCCCTGCAAACCGGCTTGCTGAAATACGACCGCGACCACGGTTACCGCCTGCCGAAACCCATGGCACCGATAAATACTCTGGATGTTGCTGAAAATCCGGAACTGGAGCCCTGGCTGAGCAAAGCGGACAAAGCCTACGATATCGACTGGCCGGAAACCCTTGAGCAATGGGACAGCATCCTGCGTGATCAGGATGATATGGGCCTGATCTCGCCGGCAATTGTGCGCAGCGTCGAAAACGACGGCGCCTGGATCTATCAGAACAACAGCGAACGCTGGCTGCCATTCAGCGGCATGCTCTGGGCCAAGCCCTACGTCAACGTCAACATCATTGGTTCTGAACCCGAGAAACCCGCCGATCTGCTCAGCGCCGGCCAGCGCATCTGGGTGGAAGAAGGTCAGGACGGTCTGATTCTGGCCCAGGTGCCGGAAGCCGAAGGCTCTATTGTGTCTCTGCGCCCGAATGACGGTGCGATTCAGGCACTGGTAGGCGGCTTCTCACTGGGCAACAACAAGTTCAACCGCGTAATTCAGGCCGACCGCCAGCCGGGCTCGGCATTTAAGCCGTTTATTTACAGCGCCGCACTGGCCAACGGTTTCACCCCCGCCAGCATTATTAATGATGCACCGGTGGTATTCGAAGATGCCAGCCTGGAAAACACCTGGCGCCCGCAGAATAACAGTGGCAAGTTTTATGGCCCGACCCGCCTGCGCCAGGCGCTGTATAAATCGCAGAACCTGGTCTCTATCCGCATCCTGAAACAGGTGGGGCCAAGCAGAGCAGTTAACTACATCGAGCCTTTCGGCTTTCCGCGCAGCAAGCTGAACGCCGACCTGTCACTGGCCCTCGGCGCTTCCGCCGTTACCCCAATGGAACTGGCGACCGGTTACTGCGTGCTGGCGAACGGCGGTTATGCCGTCGATCCTTATCTGATCAGCCGCATTGAAGACAGTAATGGCAATATCCTGTTTACCGCCACCCCACGCACCGTGTGCCGTGAATGTGAAAAGCCACAGTCCGGCACCGCTGAAGAACAGCTGAGCGCCAGCGAACTGGAACAGCAGCTGCAGCAGCAACTGAATCCGGAAGAAGCCCTTCCCCTGGCGCCGCGGGTGATGGATGAGCGCACCCACTTCCTGATGATCAGCATGCTGAAAGACGTGGTGCGTCTCGGTACCGGTAAGCGCGCACTGGCACTGAACCGTGATGATCTGGCTGGTAAAACCGGTACCACCAACGATCAGAAAGACGCCTGGTTCTCCGGCTTCAGCCCGGATCTGGTGACTACCGTATGGATTGGTTTTGACCAGCCGAAAACCCTCGGCCGCTGGGCATTCGGTTCCAACACCGCGCTACCGATCTGGGTTGATTATATGGGTAGCGCCCTGAACGGCGTACCTGAGCATCCATTCGAGCAACCGGAAGGAATTGTCAGCGTGCGCATCGACCCGGAAACCGGCCTGCTGGCGACACCGGGGCAAAGCAACGCGATCTTTGAATACTTTAAAGAAGAAGACGTCCCAAGCCAGCCGGTTAAAATTGCACCAACCAACGGCAGCGGCGAAACTGAGCTGGTGCCGGAGCAGCTGTTCTGA
- a CDS encoding pilus assembly protein PilM has protein sequence MQVREFDGDFVVLANLFNKKNKAILGVDISSTSVKVLELSRNNDRYQVEAYAAEPLPANAVVEQSISNDEAVGEAIRRALSRSRASAKRAAIAVAGSAVITKTVQMNGKLKDDEMDFQIRAEADQYIPYPLEEVALDWEIQGPSDSGNDMVDVLLAACRSETVERRKDAVEYANLEAAVVDVEAFCTERAFSLLAGQLDGDEIETVAILDIGATMTTLSVLHEGKSIYTREQLFGGKQLSEDIMRRYGLSEEEATRAKLEGGLPDDYESEVLEPFRRAVVQQVSRSLQFFYSSSQFNDVDYIILAGGTSSIPYLSDQVQDAMGIATVIANPFVNMTLSQKVNANLLNGDAPSLMIACGLAMRSFD, from the coding sequence GTGCAAGTTCGCGAATTTGATGGGGATTTTGTCGTGCTGGCTAACTTGTTTAATAAGAAGAACAAGGCAATTCTTGGGGTGGATATCAGTTCCACCTCAGTGAAAGTCCTTGAGTTGAGTCGCAATAACGATCGCTATCAGGTTGAAGCTTATGCCGCTGAACCCCTGCCAGCCAATGCCGTGGTGGAACAAAGCATCAGCAATGACGAAGCGGTTGGCGAGGCGATACGCCGTGCTCTGAGCCGCTCCCGTGCCAGCGCCAAGCGTGCTGCTATTGCTGTAGCCGGCTCTGCGGTCATCACCAAAACCGTACAGATGAACGGCAAACTGAAAGACGATGAAATGGACTTTCAGATCCGTGCAGAAGCTGACCAGTACATTCCTTATCCGCTGGAAGAAGTTGCGCTGGACTGGGAAATCCAGGGGCCGTCCGATTCTGGCAATGATATGGTGGACGTTCTGCTGGCGGCCTGTCGTTCTGAAACCGTTGAGCGCCGTAAAGATGCGGTTGAGTACGCCAACCTTGAAGCTGCGGTTGTGGATGTTGAAGCCTTCTGTACCGAACGCGCCTTCTCGTTATTGGCAGGTCAGCTGGATGGTGATGAGATTGAAACCGTCGCTATCCTGGATATCGGTGCCACGATGACCACGCTCAGCGTGCTGCATGAAGGCAAATCTATCTATACCCGTGAACAGTTATTCGGTGGCAAGCAGCTGAGCGAAGATATCATGCGTCGTTATGGCCTCAGCGAAGAGGAAGCCACGCGTGCCAAGCTGGAAGGCGGTCTGCCGGATGATTACGAAAGCGAAGTGCTTGAGCCTTTCCGCCGTGCTGTGGTGCAGCAGGTCAGCCGGTCGCTGCAGTTTTTCTACTCGTCCAGTCAGTTTAATGATGTGGATTACATTATTCTTGCTGGTGGTACATCTTCTATCCCTTATCTGTCTGATCAGGTGCAGGATGCGATGGGTATCGCCACTGTGATTGCCAATCCTTTTGTGAATATGACGCTGTCGCAGAAAGTTAACGCTAATCTGCTGAATGGCGACGCGCCTTCATTGATGATTGCGTGTGGGCTGGCGATGAGGAGCTTTGACTGA
- a CDS encoding PilN domain-containing protein: protein MANINLLPWRQALRKEKQNEFYGVIALVALCAAAIIYLVNDYYQSSIQSQNRRNAYITNETRVLEEKISEIRELKDKRKQLIERMELIQALQGNRPIIVRVFDEVARSIPEDLYFDSLSIKGTAVTIKGVAKSNNRVAALMRNFDQSEWFADPALIRVQAKSEGVNEFEVTMKRVQPKAEEE from the coding sequence ATGGCTAATATTAACCTGTTGCCGTGGCGCCAGGCGCTGCGGAAAGAAAAGCAGAATGAATTTTATGGCGTGATCGCGCTGGTCGCTCTGTGTGCCGCAGCGATCATCTATCTGGTTAACGATTATTACCAGAGCAGCATTCAGTCTCAGAATCGCCGTAATGCATACATTACAAATGAAACCAGGGTTCTTGAAGAGAAGATATCTGAGATCCGCGAATTAAAAGATAAGCGCAAGCAGTTGATTGAGCGGATGGAGCTGATTCAGGCATTACAGGGTAACCGGCCGATTATCGTGCGGGTGTTCGACGAGGTGGCCCGTTCGATTCCGGAAGATCTTTACTTCGATTCTCTTAGTATTAAGGGAACCGCAGTCACCATTAAGGGGGTCGCTAAATCGAACAACCGGGTAGCCGCTTTAATGCGTAACTTCGATCAGTCCGAATGGTTTGCTGACCCTGCATTGATTCGTGTGCAGGCCAAATCCGAAGGGGTGAATGAGTTTGAAGTAACCATGAAGCGCGTTCAGCCAAAAGCGGAAGAGGAGTGA
- a CDS encoding type 4a pilus biogenesis protein PilO has product MADLKKLDLKALTEKLNEFQIDDLNNIDWENMGSWPFPGKVVFCVLIFIAVLVGGYFGFVEEKLERLDREAKKEITLKKDFEGKAFSVANLDAYKAQMIEMEESFGSLLKQLPRDTEVPGLIDDISSAALGAGLKLNAIDPQKMTQTEFYNELPINIEVVGGYHEMGAFVSSVASLPRIVTLHDFSIEKSGKDGDLKMKILAKTYQYSSDEGK; this is encoded by the coding sequence ATGGCTGACCTGAAAAAATTAGATTTAAAGGCCCTGACTGAAAAGCTTAACGAATTTCAAATCGATGATCTGAATAACATCGACTGGGAAAACATGGGTTCATGGCCCTTTCCCGGCAAGGTTGTGTTCTGTGTACTGATATTTATCGCGGTACTGGTGGGCGGTTACTTTGGCTTTGTTGAAGAGAAACTTGAGCGTCTGGATCGTGAAGCCAAGAAAGAAATAACACTGAAAAAAGATTTTGAAGGTAAGGCCTTCAGTGTTGCCAATCTGGACGCCTATAAAGCGCAAATGATTGAAATGGAAGAAAGCTTCGGCTCGCTGCTTAAACAGCTGCCACGGGATACTGAGGTTCCGGGCCTGATTGATGACATCAGCTCTGCAGCACTGGGTGCTGGCCTGAAACTGAATGCGATAGATCCGCAGAAAATGACCCAAACGGAGTTTTATAACGAACTGCCAATCAACATTGAGGTTGTCGGTGGTTATCACGAAATGGGTGCATTTGTTTCATCAGTGGCGTCTCTGCCACGTATTGTGACCCTGCATGATTTCTCGATCGAAAAATCAGGTAAGGATGGCGATCTGAAAATGAAGATTCTGGCCAAAACTTATCAGTACAGCAGTGATGAGGGGAAGTAA
- a CDS encoding pilus assembly protein PilP: MSKLMLLLTIMVSVFLAGCSGSSDTADLKRFVDDTLNKPRGRIEPIPVFKPYEFFSYSAAGLRSPFELPVVADAEINLQPASDIRPDLERPKEHLEQYTLGALTMVGTLARDDGVLWALVKDGDDSVVRVKEGNYMGQNHGRILSISEYRINLIEIVPNGIGGWIERPRTLALEGLGGE, translated from the coding sequence ATGAGCAAGCTGATGCTACTCCTCACCATTATGGTTTCTGTATTTCTTGCCGGCTGTTCCGGTTCTTCAGATACCGCCGACCTGAAACGTTTTGTTGATGACACATTAAACAAACCGCGCGGGCGCATTGAGCCTATCCCGGTGTTTAAGCCCTACGAGTTTTTCAGCTATAGTGCCGCCGGCCTGCGTTCGCCTTTTGAGTTGCCTGTGGTTGCTGATGCTGAGATTAATCTGCAGCCGGCGAGTGATATCAGACCTGATTTGGAGCGACCTAAAGAGCACCTTGAGCAGTATACTCTGGGTGCGCTGACCATGGTCGGTACCCTGGCCCGGGATGATGGTGTTCTCTGGGCTTTGGTTAAAGATGGCGATGACAGTGTTGTACGGGTAAAAGAAGGCAACTATATGGGCCAGAATCATGGCCGTATCCTGTCGATCTCTGAATACAGAATAAATTTAATTGAAATTGTACCTAATGGTATCGGTGGCTGGATTGAGCGGCCGCGTACTTTGGCTCTGGAAGGACTGGGTGGAGAGTAA